In Sideroxyarcus emersonii, one DNA window encodes the following:
- a CDS encoding ABC transporter ATP-binding protein, which translates to MKKYVQIEDVQMSFETRQGTFVALKDIDLKIDPGEFVTLIGHSGCGKSTLLNLIAGLLMPTDGIMLCADREIAGPGPDRGVVFQNHSLLPWLTCFENVLLAVERVFGATENREQLRQRTGAALSLVHLSHAEHKYPHEISGGMKQRVGIARALSMQPKVLLMDEPFGALDALTRAHLQDELMKIVKETNSTVVMVTHDVDEAVLLSDRIVMMTNGPAATIGEILSVDLPKPRNRLALANDARYHQLRGAVLEFLYQKQAKEAA; encoded by the coding sequence ATGAAAAAGTATGTGCAAATAGAGGATGTGCAGATGTCGTTTGAAACCAGACAGGGCACTTTCGTCGCGCTCAAGGACATCGACCTCAAGATCGATCCGGGCGAATTCGTCACGCTGATCGGGCACTCGGGTTGCGGCAAATCCACTCTGCTCAACCTGATCGCCGGATTGCTGATGCCGACCGACGGGATCATGCTCTGTGCAGATCGCGAGATCGCGGGGCCCGGCCCGGATCGGGGAGTGGTGTTCCAGAACCATTCCTTGCTGCCTTGGCTGACCTGCTTCGAGAATGTCCTGCTCGCAGTGGAACGCGTATTCGGCGCGACGGAAAACCGGGAACAGCTCCGGCAGCGCACCGGTGCGGCGCTCTCACTGGTGCACCTGAGCCATGCGGAGCACAAGTATCCGCATGAGATATCCGGCGGCATGAAGCAGCGCGTCGGCATCGCCCGGGCCCTCTCCATGCAACCCAAAGTATTGCTGATGGACGAACCGTTCGGTGCGCTGGATGCGTTGACGCGCGCACATCTGCAGGATGAGCTGATGAAGATCGTGAAAGAGACGAACAGCACCGTGGTGATGGTCACGCACGATGTGGACGAAGCAGTGTTGCTGTCAGACCGCATCGTGATGATGACCAACGGTCCGGCGGCGACCATAGGCGAAATCCTGTCCGTCGATTTGCCCAAACCGCGCAACCGTCTGGCATTGGCGAACGATGCGCGCTACCACCAGTTGCGTGGCGCGGTGCTGGAGTTCCTGTATCAGAAGCAGGCGAAAGAAGCGGCCTGA
- a CDS encoding phytochelatin synthase family protein, with protein MMGKFSRAILLIVLMAASLAAQAAEPAVIYWNSDAGRILRARMPPDADYWQLSPWFAEQINQTYCSVASAITVLNAMPIKKPVDPVYAPNAYFTQSNYFTPEVVKVITPQTVLAQGMTRDEMVQTLVRQGVKAVSIAGDSVDDKALRTLLQKALGDDGQFVLVNYLRTAVGQEGGGHWSVLAAYDAESDRVLILDVAKYMYAPVWVGIDTLQKAIATVDTTSNKARGLVIVTE; from the coding sequence ATGATGGGAAAATTTTCGCGTGCAATCCTCCTGATCGTGCTGATGGCGGCATCGCTCGCCGCGCAAGCGGCCGAGCCTGCGGTCATCTACTGGAACTCCGATGCGGGCAGGATATTGCGTGCCCGCATGCCGCCCGATGCGGACTACTGGCAATTGAGCCCGTGGTTTGCCGAGCAGATCAACCAGACTTACTGTTCCGTCGCCAGCGCCATCACCGTGCTCAATGCGATGCCGATCAAGAAGCCGGTCGATCCGGTCTATGCCCCCAATGCCTATTTCACCCAGAGCAATTACTTCACCCCGGAAGTCGTCAAGGTCATCACGCCGCAGACCGTACTTGCGCAGGGTATGACGCGCGATGAGATGGTGCAGACGCTGGTTCGTCAGGGGGTGAAGGCCGTTTCCATTGCCGGCGACAGCGTGGACGACAAGGCGCTGCGGACATTGCTGCAAAAAGCATTGGGCGACGACGGGCAGTTCGTGCTGGTGAATTATCTGCGCACGGCCGTAGGGCAGGAGGGCGGCGGTCACTGGTCGGTGCTGGCGGCTTACGATGCCGAGTCCGATCGCGTGCTGATCCTCGATGTGGCGAAATACATGTATGCCCCGGTATGGGTCGGCATCGACACCCTGCAAAAGGCGATCGCCACTGTCGATACCACCAGCAACAAGGCACGAGGGCTGGTGATCGTCACGGAGTGA
- a CDS encoding nitrate reductase: MQSLNTPNVTRTTCPYCGVGCGVAANVTAAGAVITGDKFHPANFGRLCSKGAALAETLDHDGRLLYPLANGQRISWDEALDQVAHGFGRVIAEHGPDAVAFYVSGQLLTEDYYVANKLMKGFIGSANIDTNSRLCMSSAVAAHKRAFGADVVPVCYEDIETADLVVITGSNYAWAHPVLYQRLAAAKKARPDMWVVVIDPRRTPTCDIADLHLAIAPGSDAHLFNGLLNFIRREDALDLAYIEAHVEGFAAAFEAARAAGSIPKVAQVCGIPEAEVSEFFRLFARTERTVTIFSQGINQSSSGVDKGNAIINVHLATGRIGRPGMGPFSVTGQPNAMGGREVGGLANQLAAHLDFSDATGIELVARFWNAPRIAKAPGLKAVEMFQAIASGKIKAVWIMGTNPAVSMPDADRVRAALLDCELVVVSDCVRHTDTTACADILLPAGGWGEKDGTVTNSERCISRQRSLLPTAGEARPDWWIITQVAQRMGFAEAFPYTRQAQIFREHARLSGFENRGRRAFDIGALAELDDAQYDALQPVQWPVNAQAPGGTQRLLADGHFYTPSGKARMLAVVPRLPAVAADESFPLVLNTGRSRDQWHTMTRTGKVPRLNTHEAEPYVQIHASDAHIHRLQHGGLARLTSRNGVMLVRVQVSEDQRPGSVFVTMHWNDAYARSARVDALAAPVTDPISGQPESKHTPVRVESYRPAWEGFVLSRTRLDFTEASYCACTKGAGYWRHELAGDDLPEDWRVWAQTALQDSGASARSTPKVGNLLSSQLDAELTPPVGAQQLRCYRSADWLEYRDASMGRYRAASLRHGRLEAVFFMAADQRLPERAWLGSLFGKECLESGDVAGLLAARPPIGSADAGRNVCACFNVGEKTILNAIQAQALDSVEAVGACLKAGTGCGSCIPEIRRVLDRR; this comes from the coding sequence ATGCAAAGCCTGAATACGCCGAATGTCACCCGCACCACCTGTCCCTATTGCGGGGTCGGCTGCGGAGTCGCAGCGAATGTCACCGCGGCCGGCGCGGTAATTACTGGCGATAAATTCCATCCGGCCAATTTCGGGCGCCTGTGTTCCAAAGGGGCCGCGCTGGCCGAGACGCTCGATCACGATGGGCGACTGCTGTATCCGCTGGCCAACGGACAGCGCATTTCCTGGGATGAAGCGCTGGACCAGGTCGCGCACGGATTCGGGAGGGTCATCGCCGAACATGGGCCGGACGCGGTGGCATTCTATGTTTCCGGCCAGCTGCTGACCGAAGACTATTACGTCGCCAACAAGCTGATGAAGGGATTCATCGGCAGTGCGAACATCGACACCAACTCGCGCCTGTGCATGTCCTCGGCAGTGGCTGCGCACAAGCGCGCCTTCGGCGCCGATGTGGTGCCGGTCTGTTATGAGGACATCGAGACCGCCGATCTCGTCGTCATCACGGGTTCGAACTACGCCTGGGCACACCCCGTACTTTACCAACGGCTGGCCGCCGCGAAGAAGGCTCGGCCCGACATGTGGGTGGTGGTCATCGATCCGCGCCGCACGCCGACTTGCGACATCGCCGATCTGCACCTGGCGATCGCACCGGGATCGGACGCCCATTTGTTCAACGGCCTGCTGAATTTCATCCGCCGTGAAGACGCACTCGATCTGGCGTATATCGAGGCGCATGTGGAGGGGTTTGCCGCCGCGTTCGAAGCGGCGCGTGCCGCCGGCTCGATTCCCAAGGTGGCGCAGGTTTGCGGTATTCCGGAGGCTGAAGTCAGCGAATTCTTCCGCTTGTTCGCGCGGACAGAACGCACCGTGACGATCTTCTCGCAGGGCATCAACCAGTCTTCCAGCGGGGTGGACAAAGGCAATGCGATCATCAACGTGCACCTGGCGACCGGACGGATCGGACGTCCCGGCATGGGGCCGTTCTCGGTGACCGGGCAACCCAATGCGATGGGCGGGCGCGAGGTGGGCGGCCTGGCCAATCAACTGGCGGCGCATCTGGATTTTTCCGATGCGACGGGTATCGAGCTGGTCGCGCGGTTCTGGAATGCACCACGCATCGCCAAAGCGCCCGGGCTGAAAGCGGTGGAGATGTTTCAGGCCATCGCATCGGGCAAGATCAAGGCGGTGTGGATCATGGGCACCAATCCGGCGGTCAGCATGCCGGATGCCGATCGCGTACGTGCGGCATTGCTCGATTGCGAACTGGTCGTGGTATCTGATTGCGTGCGGCACACCGACACGACCGCCTGCGCCGACATCCTGCTGCCTGCCGGCGGCTGGGGCGAGAAGGACGGCACGGTGACCAACTCGGAGCGGTGCATATCGCGGCAACGGTCCTTGTTACCCACGGCGGGCGAGGCTAGGCCGGACTGGTGGATCATTACCCAGGTCGCGCAACGTATGGGTTTTGCCGAAGCGTTTCCCTATACCAGGCAGGCACAGATATTCCGCGAGCATGCACGCCTGTCCGGCTTTGAAAATAGGGGTAGGCGCGCTTTCGACATCGGTGCGCTGGCCGAGCTGGACGATGCGCAGTACGATGCGCTGCAGCCTGTGCAATGGCCAGTCAATGCTCAGGCGCCAGGGGGTACACAGCGTTTACTGGCCGACGGACATTTCTATACGCCCAGCGGCAAGGCACGCATGCTTGCGGTTGTTCCCCGCTTGCCAGCCGTAGCGGCAGATGAAAGCTTTCCGCTGGTGTTGAACACGGGCCGCAGCCGCGATCAATGGCATACCATGACCCGTACCGGAAAAGTGCCGCGCCTGAATACGCACGAAGCGGAGCCGTATGTGCAAATACATGCATCGGATGCGCACATCCATCGATTGCAGCACGGCGGGCTGGCACGTCTGACGAGTCGCAACGGAGTTATGCTGGTACGCGTGCAGGTCAGCGAAGACCAGCGTCCAGGTTCGGTGTTTGTGACCATGCACTGGAACGATGCCTACGCAAGATCGGCACGGGTGGATGCACTAGCAGCACCGGTCACCGACCCGATCTCCGGGCAGCCGGAATCCAAACATACGCCGGTTCGCGTTGAATCTTATCGGCCCGCCTGGGAGGGTTTCGTACTCAGTCGTACGCGGCTGGATTTCACCGAAGCCAGCTATTGCGCTTGCACAAAGGGTGCGGGTTACTGGCGCCATGAACTGGCCGGCGATGATCTGCCCGAAGATTGGCGCGTCTGGGCACAAACCGCGTTGCAGGATTCCGGAGCATCCGCAAGGAGTACACCAAAGGTAGGCAATCTGCTATCGAGCCAGCTCGATGCAGAATTGACACCGCCGGTGGGCGCTCAGCAGCTTCGCTGCTACCGTTCCGCAGACTGGCTTGAATATCGGGATGCATCGATGGGACGTTATCGTGCCGCCAGTCTGCGGCATGGCAGGCTGGAGGCAGTGTTCTTCATGGCAGCCGATCAGCGTTTGCCCGAACGCGCATGGTTGGGCAGCCTGTTTGGCAAGGAATGTCTCGAATCCGGCGACGTTGCCGGCCTGCTGGCCGCGAGACCGCCAATTGGCTCAGCCGATGCAGGGCGCAACGTGTGTGCCTGTTTCAACGTAGGCGAGAAAACCATCCTCAATGCCATCCAGGCACAGGCACTTGATAGCGTTGAAGCTGTCGGGGCATGCCTGAAGGCGGGCACGGGGTGTGGTTCATGCATACCGGAAATTCGCCGGGTACTCGATCGTCGTTGA
- the nirB gene encoding nitrite reductase large subunit NirB: MKSNKVRLVVIGNGMAGIRTIEELLKMSADEFDITVFGAEPQPNYNRILLSPVLSGEMSFQDTILNDWNWYEQNHITLHAGKTVTRIDRIGCAVETADGLTVPYDRLLIATGSNPIMLPVPGIGLPGVLSYRSIVDVESMLGMAAAGKRAVVIGGGLLGLEAANGLSLRGMDVSVVHLCEWPMERQLDKVGGDLLKEALEKRGLKFYLSRQTEAILGETAVTGLRFKDGEEIPADMVVMSAGIRPNIALAKSAGIHCERGIVVSDTMQTFDPKIYAVGECVQHRGQTYGLVAPLFEQAKVAANHLARYGGMRYEGSSVSTKLKVTGIDLFSAGDFNSGALDEELLLQDSARGVYKKLVLRDNKLRGAVMYGDTVDGPWYFQMMRDGTDVSELREHLLFGQVHMGDSGLGGVSSVANMPDTAEICGCNGVCKGAIVNAIVDKKLFTLEEVRAHTKASASCGSCTGLVEALLANTVGGDYSARPSKKPICGCTEHAHQDVQQAIRELGVKTIRDLMQALSWKTPDGCHVCRPVLNYYLLAAWPGEYEDDSHSRFVNERVHANIQKDGTYSVIPRIWGGVTSPSELRSIAEIAERYEVPTVHITGGQRIGLYGITKENLPRMWGELVEAGFVSGHAYGKALRTVKTCVGSDWCRFGTQDSTGLGIKVEKMTWGSWTPHKFKIAVSGCPRNCAEATIKDFGVVCVDSGYEIHVGGNGGVKVRVTDFLCKVETEADVLEYCGAFMQLYREEANYMERTAPWIERVGLAYIKQHVVENKAERGELYARFLESQRYSQDDPWKERAAGKDAQEYTPLATIE; this comes from the coding sequence ATGAAAAGCAATAAGGTACGACTGGTAGTGATCGGCAACGGTATGGCAGGTATCCGCACCATCGAGGAATTGCTCAAGATGTCCGCGGATGAATTCGACATCACGGTGTTCGGCGCGGAGCCGCAGCCCAATTACAACCGTATCCTGCTGTCGCCGGTGCTGTCCGGCGAGATGTCGTTTCAGGACACGATCCTGAACGACTGGAACTGGTATGAGCAGAACCATATCACCCTGCATGCGGGAAAGACAGTGACGAGGATCGACCGGATCGGCTGTGCGGTCGAGACGGCAGACGGATTGACTGTGCCCTACGACCGCCTGCTCATCGCAACGGGCTCCAACCCGATCATGCTGCCGGTTCCCGGCATTGGCCTGCCCGGCGTGCTGAGCTACCGCAGCATCGTCGATGTCGAGAGCATGCTGGGCATGGCCGCTGCAGGCAAGCGCGCGGTCGTGATCGGAGGTGGCTTGCTCGGACTGGAAGCGGCGAACGGACTGTCGCTGCGCGGCATGGATGTGTCGGTCGTGCACCTGTGCGAATGGCCGATGGAGCGCCAGCTGGACAAGGTAGGCGGAGACCTGCTCAAGGAGGCGTTGGAAAAACGCGGCCTGAAGTTCTATCTGTCGCGGCAGACCGAGGCCATACTCGGCGAGACGGCCGTCACAGGTCTGCGCTTCAAGGACGGCGAGGAGATCCCGGCAGATATGGTTGTGATGTCGGCCGGCATCCGCCCCAATATTGCCCTGGCCAAATCCGCAGGCATTCATTGCGAGCGCGGCATCGTCGTCAGCGACACCATGCAGACCTTCGACCCGAAGATCTATGCCGTGGGCGAGTGCGTGCAGCACCGCGGGCAAACCTACGGGCTGGTCGCACCCTTGTTCGAGCAGGCCAAGGTTGCCGCAAATCATCTGGCCCGTTATGGCGGGATGCGCTACGAAGGCTCTTCGGTATCGACCAAACTCAAGGTGACGGGCATCGATCTGTTCTCTGCCGGAGACTTCAATTCCGGCGCACTGGACGAAGAGTTGCTGCTGCAGGATTCCGCACGCGGTGTGTACAAGAAATTGGTACTGCGCGACAACAAGTTGCGCGGCGCGGTGATGTACGGCGATACCGTGGATGGCCCGTGGTATTTCCAGATGATGCGCGACGGAACGGATGTGTCCGAATTGCGCGAACATCTCCTGTTCGGGCAGGTGCATATGGGGGATTCCGGCCTCGGCGGTGTATCGAGCGTCGCGAACATGCCGGATACGGCCGAGATCTGCGGATGCAACGGCGTATGCAAGGGTGCGATCGTCAATGCCATCGTCGACAAGAAGCTGTTCACGCTGGAAGAGGTGCGCGCGCATACCAAGGCATCCGCCTCGTGCGGCTCCTGCACCGGACTCGTGGAAGCGCTGTTGGCGAACACGGTGGGCGGCGACTATTCCGCCAGGCCGAGCAAAAAGCCGATCTGCGGCTGCACCGAACATGCGCACCAGGATGTGCAACAGGCCATCCGCGAGCTCGGCGTGAAGACAATCCGCGACCTGATGCAGGCATTGAGTTGGAAGACACCGGACGGCTGCCATGTGTGCCGCCCCGTGCTGAACTACTATCTGTTGGCAGCATGGCCGGGCGAATACGAGGACGACAGCCATTCGCGCTTCGTCAACGAACGTGTGCATGCCAACATCCAGAAGGACGGCACGTATTCGGTGATCCCGCGTATCTGGGGCGGCGTCACTTCGCCCTCCGAGTTGCGCTCGATTGCCGAGATCGCCGAACGCTATGAAGTGCCCACCGTCCATATCACCGGCGGACAGCGCATCGGCCTGTACGGGATTACCAAGGAGAATTTGCCCAGGATGTGGGGCGAATTGGTCGAGGCCGGATTCGTTTCCGGTCACGCCTATGGCAAGGCATTGCGCACCGTCAAGACTTGCGTTGGCTCCGACTGGTGCCGATTCGGCACGCAGGACTCGACCGGTCTGGGCATCAAGGTCGAGAAGATGACCTGGGGTTCCTGGACGCCGCACAAATTCAAGATCGCCGTTTCAGGCTGCCCGCGCAACTGCGCCGAAGCCACCATCAAGGATTTTGGCGTGGTGTGCGTGGACTCCGGCTACGAGATACATGTGGGCGGGAATGGTGGCGTCAAGGTTCGCGTCACCGACTTCCTGTGCAAGGTCGAGACCGAAGCGGACGTGCTGGAGTACTGCGGCGCGTTCATGCAACTCTATCGCGAGGAAGCCAACTACATGGAACGCACCGCCCCGTGGATAGAGCGCGTCGGGCTGGCCTACATCAAGCAGCACGTCGTCGAAAACAAGGCGGAGCGGGGCGAGCTTTACGCGCGCTTCCTGGAGTCGCAACGCTACTCGCAGGACGACCCGTGGAAAGAACGTGCAGCAGGAAAAGACGCTCAGGAATATACCCCGCTTGCCACCATCGAATAA
- a CDS encoding ANTAR domain-containing response regulator — protein sequence MKRILIIDDLRDRAAWLKASLELAEFAVVGVLAWEQVDEQSIQAAAADVIIVDANAPGRDTLEQISLMSTKLEKPVVVLSARNDQQSIQEAMRAGVSAYVAHTIQSEDLSGIIHVAAARFLEHKRLRDELKEAKSQLVERKLVDRAKGILMADHGYSEPEAYKRMRNMAMSKGKRLAEIAEAIIFAKELSA from the coding sequence TTGAAACGAATTCTGATCATCGATGATTTGAGAGACCGGGCTGCTTGGTTAAAAGCCAGTCTTGAATTGGCAGAGTTCGCTGTCGTTGGTGTTCTGGCCTGGGAGCAGGTGGACGAGCAATCGATACAAGCTGCCGCAGCGGACGTGATCATCGTGGATGCCAACGCGCCCGGACGGGACACGCTTGAACAGATCAGCCTGATGTCCACCAAGCTGGAAAAGCCGGTGGTCGTACTGAGTGCGAGGAACGATCAGCAGAGTATTCAGGAAGCGATGCGCGCCGGTGTCAGCGCTTATGTGGCGCATACGATACAGAGCGAAGATCTGAGCGGCATCATACATGTGGCGGCGGCGCGATTCCTGGAGCATAAGCGCTTGCGTGACGAACTGAAGGAAGCGAAGAGCCAGCTCGTCGAACGCAAACTGGTGGACCGGGCCAAGGGAATATTGATGGCCGACCACGGCTATAGCGAACCGGAAGCCTATAAACGGATGCGCAATATGGCGATGAGCAAGGGAAAACGTTTGGCGGAAATCGCCGAGGCGATCATTTTTGCCAAGGAACTGAGTGCTTGA
- the ntrB gene encoding nitrate ABC transporter permease, with protein sequence MMKINKYLVEDLVPPVIGMGLFILIWALLAHNSEALPGPVKTWHSAVSLFSDPFYQKGPNDQGIGWNILNSLGRVGIGFGLAALIGIPLGFMIGRFGFLDKMTSPIVSMLRPVSPLAWLPIGLLVFKAANPAAIWVIFISSIWPMIINTAMGVRQLPQDYLNVARVLNLSEWKVFTKILFPATLPYMLTGIRLAIGTAWLVIVAAEMLTGGVGIGFWVWDEWNNLNVEHIIIAIFVVGIVGLLLETMLVQIAKRFSY encoded by the coding sequence ATGATGAAGATCAACAAATACCTGGTCGAGGATCTGGTACCGCCCGTCATCGGCATGGGATTGTTCATTCTCATCTGGGCACTGCTGGCGCACAACAGCGAAGCGCTGCCGGGGCCGGTCAAGACCTGGCATTCGGCCGTCAGCCTGTTCAGCGATCCGTTCTACCAGAAAGGGCCGAACGACCAGGGCATAGGCTGGAACATCCTCAATTCGCTGGGGCGGGTCGGAATTGGTTTCGGGCTGGCCGCGCTGATCGGCATTCCGCTCGGCTTCATGATCGGGCGCTTCGGCTTCCTCGACAAGATGACCTCGCCCATCGTGAGCATGCTCAGGCCGGTATCTCCGCTGGCCTGGCTGCCCATCGGTCTGCTGGTATTCAAGGCTGCCAATCCGGCAGCCATCTGGGTGATCTTCATCTCCAGCATCTGGCCGATGATCATCAACACCGCGATGGGGGTGCGCCAGTTGCCGCAGGATTACCTGAACGTGGCGCGGGTACTCAACCTGTCGGAATGGAAAGTCTTCACCAAGATATTGTTCCCAGCCACCTTGCCCTACATGCTGACCGGCATACGTCTTGCGATCGGTACCGCATGGCTGGTGATCGTCGCGGCGGAAATGCTGACCGGCGGGGTGGGTATCGGATTCTGGGTGTGGGATGAATGGAACAACCTGAACGTGGAGCACATCATCATCGCGATATTCGTCGTCGGCATCGTCGGCCTGCTGCTGGAAACGATGCTGGTCCAGATCGCCAAACGATTCAGTTATTGA
- a CDS encoding class I SAM-dependent methyltransferase gives MSAAYSSNLNKIPFLLLAAALSWAMDGNAAVQMGDAQNLDELYKQVAASPIRTDDDRRVDAERKPVEFLQFADVHPGMLVLDVATGRGYTTQLLALAVGQGGTVWAQADRPRSELIQRLADHPQPNIIPVVQPYDDPVPGDAPRLDLITIVLNYHDIAYMSVDRVRMNQRLFNALKSGGHLVVIDHSAKKGQGATVAKTLHRIDEALVQDELQRAGFRLERRGDFLRNASDLREQPFFRMNMPTDSFALRFVKP, from the coding sequence ATGTCTGCAGCATATTCGTCGAACCTGAACAAAATCCCTTTTTTGCTGCTTGCAGCCGCCCTGTCGTGGGCCATGGATGGGAATGCCGCAGTGCAGATGGGCGATGCGCAGAATCTGGACGAGCTCTACAAGCAGGTGGCGGCCAGTCCGATACGCACGGACGATGACCGCCGGGTCGATGCCGAACGCAAGCCGGTGGAGTTCCTGCAGTTCGCCGATGTCCATCCGGGCATGCTGGTGCTGGATGTCGCTACCGGCAGGGGCTACACCACCCAGCTGCTGGCACTGGCAGTGGGGCAGGGCGGCACCGTATGGGCGCAAGCGGACAGGCCGCGCTCCGAACTGATCCAGCGGCTGGCCGATCATCCCCAGCCGAATATCATCCCGGTGGTACAACCATACGATGATCCGGTCCCCGGCGATGCCCCCAGGCTGGACCTGATCACCATCGTTCTGAATTACCACGATATCGCTTACATGTCGGTGGACCGTGTCAGGATGAATCAGCGCCTGTTCAATGCGCTGAAATCGGGAGGACATCTGGTCGTCATCGATCATTCCGCGAAAAAGGGCCAGGGAGCGACGGTGGCAAAGACCCTGCATCGCATAGACGAAGCACTGGTTCAGGACGAACTGCAACGGGCCGGCTTCCGGCTCGAACGGCGGGGCGATTTTTTGCGCAATGCATCGGATCTTCGGGAGCAGCCATTCTTCAGAATGAATATGCCGACGGACAGTTTTGCACTGCGCTTTGTCAAGCCTTAG
- a CDS encoding CmpA/NrtA family ABC transporter substrate-binding protein, translated as MKQTGAILGAAGIMSMVPMGTRAVAWAGGSDAPELKEVKIGFIPLTDCASVVIASVMKFDEKYGIKIIPSKEASWASVRDKVVNGELHAAHVLYGLVYGVHLGIGGPKKDMAVLMSINNNGQGITLSDQLKDKGATTGDKLKKLIETDKRDYTFAQTFPTGTHAMWLYYWLASYGIDPLKDVKNITVPPPQMVANMRVGNMDGFCVGEPWNNRAIADKIGFTAATTQDIWKDHPEKVLGTTAEFAHMYPNTARAMIMAMLEASKYIDVMANRRGVAEIIADKSYINCPVDIINQRMEGQYEDGLGRKWSDPNYMKFYNDGAVNFPYLSDGMWFLTQHKRWGLLKEDPDYLGVAKKINQIDLYKQAASQVKVPIPKDVLRTSKLIDGTVWDGKDPKKYAASFKVRA; from the coding sequence ATGAAACAGACAGGGGCAATTCTGGGCGCGGCAGGAATCATGTCGATGGTACCGATGGGGACTCGAGCGGTCGCATGGGCCGGCGGATCTGACGCACCCGAACTCAAGGAGGTCAAGATCGGTTTCATTCCCTTGACCGATTGCGCCTCTGTCGTGATCGCTTCCGTGATGAAGTTCGACGAAAAGTATGGCATCAAGATCATCCCATCCAAGGAAGCATCCTGGGCGTCCGTGCGCGACAAGGTTGTTAACGGTGAGCTGCACGCGGCACACGTGCTTTACGGCCTGGTTTATGGTGTACACCTCGGCATAGGCGGTCCCAAGAAAGATATGGCGGTCTTGATGAGCATCAATAACAACGGTCAGGGCATCACGCTTTCCGACCAGCTTAAAGATAAAGGTGCGACCACCGGAGACAAACTGAAGAAGCTCATCGAAACGGACAAGCGCGACTACACCTTTGCGCAGACCTTTCCCACGGGCACGCACGCGATGTGGCTGTATTACTGGTTGGCCAGTTACGGTATCGATCCGCTCAAGGACGTAAAAAACATCACCGTACCGCCGCCCCAGATGGTTGCCAACATGCGCGTCGGCAACATGGACGGATTTTGCGTTGGCGAACCCTGGAACAATCGCGCCATCGCAGACAAGATCGGATTCACTGCGGCGACCACACAGGATATCTGGAAAGACCATCCGGAAAAGGTCCTGGGCACTACGGCCGAATTCGCGCACATGTATCCCAACACGGCCCGGGCCATGATCATGGCCATGCTGGAAGCCTCAAAATATATCGACGTCATGGCCAATCGCCGCGGCGTCGCAGAGATCATCGCCGACAAGTCGTATATCAACTGTCCGGTGGACATCATCAATCAACGCATGGAAGGCCAATATGAGGACGGTCTGGGCAGGAAATGGAGCGACCCGAACTACATGAAGTTCTACAACGACGGTGCGGTCAACTTCCCGTACCTGTCCGACGGCATGTGGTTCCTCACCCAGCACAAGCGTTGGGGCCTGCTCAAGGAAGATCCGGATTATCTGGGCGTCGCCAAAAAGATCAACCAGATCGACTTGTACAAACAGGCGGCATCCCAGGTGAAAGTCCCTATCCCCAAGGATGTATTGCGCACGTCCAAACTGATCGACGGGACGGTCTGGGACGGCAAGGACCCGAAAAAGTATGCGGCCAGCTTCAAGGTGCGAGCATGA
- the nirD gene encoding nitrite reductase small subunit NirD, translated as MNWIRIGRLDDIPRQGSRVINTASGEIALFRSVDDQVFALSNRCPHKGGPLAQGIVHGKRVTCPLHNWVIDLESGSAIAPDVGCAQRYEVRVAHDVLFLEAEAGVCKA; from the coding sequence ATGAACTGGATACGAATCGGCAGGCTGGACGATATACCCCGTCAGGGTTCGCGCGTGATCAATACCGCGTCCGGCGAGATCGCCCTGTTTCGCAGCGTGGACGACCAGGTGTTCGCGCTGAGCAACCGTTGCCCGCATAAGGGCGGGCCGCTGGCGCAGGGCATCGTGCATGGCAAGCGTGTCACCTGTCCTTTGCACAATTGGGTGATCGACCTGGAATCGGGCTCCGCCATCGCGCCCGATGTGGGCTGCGCGCAGCGCTATGAAGTGCGGGTTGCACATGACGTGCTGTTTCTCGAGGCAGAGGCAGGGGTATGCAAAGCCTGA